Proteins co-encoded in one Arachis stenosperma cultivar V10309 chromosome 7, arast.V10309.gnm1.PFL2, whole genome shotgun sequence genomic window:
- the LOC130942241 gene encoding probable leucine-rich repeat receptor-like serine/threonine-protein kinase At3g14840 isoform X4 yields MSSLNNLTRNYLSGTIPREWGTMNLTKIALVANGLSGEIPKELANITTLKTLSLEFNNFYGNLSVLGSLPHLEILDLTSNNFTGELPETFSNLITLKELRLGDNQFSGKIPNFIQKWTGLEDLEIQGSGFTGPIPSEISYLLNLENLRISDLNGPQSKFPPLDNMTNLGVLILRSCNINDTIPNYLGKFTNLKTLDLSYNKLGGEIPKPLTSLSSIKYIYLTGNILTGQVPADWTASVDLSYNNFSNSPQTVTCQTSNMNLFASFAKGNNTGPLSCGQSKEKCPKYYYSFHINCGGDSNVQKGRIIYERDSYEGVAFKKSTVESNWAISTTGGDFMDNVHPYDLILENETKLDIVDDADLYTKARGSPISLTYYGFCLANGNYTVNLHFAEIVFINGTTYKSLGRRIFDVYIQGERVLKDFNIAKEAKGIGKANIQNLSAYVSNNELEIRLYWAGKGTTGVPYRSQYGPLISAISVTSDSTPKHNHISTRLMAGIVAPTVIVIILIICLLWWKGCLRKKTSLEKELRNLDLQTGLFSLHQIKAATNNFNISNKIGEGGFGPVYKGILPNGTIIAVKQLSSKSKQGNREFINEIAMISALQHPCLVKLYGCCVEGDQLLLIYEYMENNSLAYALFGNKENQLKLNWPTRQKICVGIARGLAFLHEESRLKIVHRDIKATNVLLDKNLNPKISDFGLAKLHEEDATHISTRIAGTYGYMAPEYAMNGYLTDKADVYSFGIVVLELVSGKANTIHRSKEEVLYLLDWAHLLKEKGMLMELVDRRLGSDFNEEEVMVMIQVALLCTNATANLRPSMSSVLSMLEGKTIVPEFVSDQSELMDEMKLEAMRQYYYQKEENKINEANNNVSHNVVEEQWIASSSSDLYPMHIDSSSYYWEQRN; encoded by the exons ATGTCTTCTTTGAA TAACCTTACCCGCAATTACCTTAGCGGTACAATTCCTAGAGAATGGGGTACAATGAACCTTACCAAAAT TGCACTTGTTGCAAACGGACTGAGTGGTGAAATCCCTAAGGAGCTAGCAAACATCACCACTCTCAAAACTTT GTCCTTAGAGTTCAATAATTTCTATGGGAATCTTTCAGTTCTTGGATCTCTTCCACACCTTGAAATACT GGATCTTACCTCTAATAATTTCACTGGAGAACTGCCTGAAACATTTTCAAATCTAATCACATTAAAGGAACT CCGTCTTGGTGATAATCAATTCTCAGGAAAAATACCTAATTTCATACAAAAATGGACAGGACTTGAAGATCT AGAAATACAGGGGAGTGGTTTTACTGGGCCAATTCCATCTGAAATTTCATATTTACTTAACTTAGAAAACTT GAGGATTAGTGACCTGAATGGACCTCAGTCTAAATTCCCACCTCTCGATAATATGACAAACTTGGGAGTATT GATATTAAGGAGTTGCAACATTAATGACACAATCCCTAACTATCTTGgaaaatttacaaatttgaaAACATT AGACCTCAGCTATAACAAATTAGGAGGAGAAATTCCAAAGCCTCTTACATCGCTATCAAGTATAAAGTACAT ATATTTAACTGGAAACATTCTCACCGGACAAGTGCCCGCCGATTGGACTGCATCCGT AGATCTTTCATATAACAACTTCAGCAACTCCCCACAAACAGTGACATGTCAAACGTCAAACAT GAACTTGTTTGCGAGTTTTGCAAAAGGCAACAACAC AGGACCTCTTTCTTGTGGGCAAAGCAAAGAAAAATGCCCAAAAT ACTATTATTCCTTCCATATAAATTGTGGTGGAGATAGTAATGTACAGAAAGGAAGGATAATATATGAGAGGGATTCATATGAGGGAGTAGCATTTAAGAAAAGTACAGTTGAATCAAATTGGGCAATTAGTACAACTGGTGGTGATTTCATGGATAATGTTCATCCGTACGACCTTATCCTAGAAAATGAAACCAAACTTGACATAGTTGATGATGCTGATCTTTATACAAAGGCACGTGGTTCTCCCATTTCTTTGACTTACTATGGCTTTTGCCTGGCAAATGGAAACTACACCGTCAATCTCCACTTTGCAGAGATCGTTTTTATCAATGGCACCACATATAAGAGCCTAGGAAGGCGTATATTTGATGTATACATTCAG GGAGAGCGTGTTCTAAAGGATTTCAATATTGCAAAAGAAGCAAAAGGAATCGGAAAGGCAAATATTCAAAATTTGAGTGCTTACGTGAGCAACAATGAGTTAGAGATCCGGTTATATTGGGCAGGGAAAGGTACTACTGGTGTTCCATATAGATCACAATATGGCCCTCTTATATCAGCAATTTCTGTCACTTCTG ACTCAACACCTAAGCACAATCACATATCTACAAGGCTAATGGCTGGAATTGTTGCTCCAACAGTCATAGTTATCATCCTAATTATTTGTCTACTTTGGTGGAAAGGTTGTCTAAGAAAGAAAACATCATTAGAAAAAG AGCTAAGAAATTTAGATTTACAAACTGGTCTATTTTCCTTGCATCAAATTAAGGCAGCAACAAACAACTTTAATATCTCCAATAAAATTGGTGAAGGAGGCTTTGGCCCTGTTTATAAG GGTATTTTACCAAATGGCACTATAATAGCAGTCAAACAACTTTCATCTAAATCAAAGCAAGGAAACCGTGAGTTCATCAATGAGATAGCAATGATCTCAGCATTACAACACCCTTGTCTTGTTAAACTTTATGGATGCTGTGTTGAGGGAGATCAATTATTGTTGATATATGAATATATGGAAAACAATAGCCTTGCATATGCATTATTCG GGAACAAAGAGAATCAATTAAAATTGAATTGGCCAACGAGACAGAAGATTTGTGTTGGTATTGCTAGAGGTTTGGCTTTTCTCCATGAGGAATCAAGATTGAAAATTGTTCATAGGGATATTAAGGCAACTAATGTGTTGCTCgacaaaaatttaaatccaaaaatatcTGATTTTGGTTTAGCCAAACTCCATGAAGAGGATGCTACTCACATTAGTACTCGAATAGCTGGGACATA TGGATACATGGCACCTGAATATGCAATGAATGGTTATTTGACTGACAAAGCAGATGTTTATAGTTTTGGAATTGTTGTCTTGGAACTTGTTAGTGGAAAGGCTAATACCATTCATCGATCAAAGGAGGAAGTGTTATATCTTCTTGATTGG GCACATTTGTTGAAAGAGAAAGGCATGCTCATGGAGCTAGTTGATCGAAGGTTAGGTTCAGATTTTAATGAAGAGGAAGTAATGGTGATGATCCAAGTAGCTCTGTTATGCACCAATGCGACTGCAAATCTTAGGCCTTCCATGTCTTCAGTTCTAAGCATGCTTGAAGGCAAAACCATTGTTCCAGAATTCGTTTCAGATCAAAGTGAATTAATGGATGAGATGAAGTTAGAGGCAATGCGACAATATTACTATCAAaaggaagaaaataaaataaatgaggcCAACAATAATGTGTCACATAATGTTGTTGAAGAACAATGGATTGCTTCATCTTCGTCTGACCTCTATCCTATGCACATTGATTCTTCATCATATTATTGGGAGCAAAGAAACTAG